From Candidatus Eisenbacteria bacterium, a single genomic window includes:
- a CDS encoding amidohydrolase family protein: MSSPARKPGRVNAHTHLYSGLASLGMPPPKKEPENFLEILEHVWWKLDGALDERGLLAAARYYVADALYAGTSTLIDHHESPNLIEGSLDLLADTCQMLGMRAVLCYGATERNGGRTEARRGLEESRRFIKENNRPLVRGVVGLHASFTVSDETIREAGDLCRDLGTVLHIHLAEDRADVEDARSRGYEGPLERLIQLGALPKGSILAHGVHLTAAQVRRTQEHGCWIVQNPRSNRGNRVGYPKALGNSDRTALGTDGYPARMDEEEEALFETGLPHEARELLEERLAGGYRLTAERFDDPDVEMKDAVYHEEGRVMSLFVDNRAVIECGRLHTADWEEIQFHARQEAERLWDRMDFL, translated from the coding sequence ATGAGTTCCCCCGCGAGAAAGCCGGGGCGGGTCAACGCCCACACCCACCTCTACAGCGGGTTGGCTTCATTGGGAATGCCGCCGCCGAAAAAGGAACCCGAAAACTTTCTTGAGATTCTCGAACACGTTTGGTGGAAGCTTGATGGCGCGCTCGATGAAAGGGGCCTACTCGCTGCGGCGCGCTATTATGTCGCCGATGCCCTGTATGCCGGCACGTCGACATTGATAGATCACCATGAATCCCCGAATCTGATTGAGGGCTCCCTCGATCTGCTGGCGGATACCTGCCAGATGCTGGGCATGAGAGCGGTTCTCTGCTATGGGGCTACGGAACGCAACGGCGGAAGGACTGAAGCCCGGCGCGGCTTGGAAGAATCCCGCCGCTTTATCAAAGAAAACAATCGGCCCTTGGTCCGGGGTGTCGTCGGCCTGCATGCCTCCTTCACCGTTTCCGACGAAACGATCCGGGAGGCGGGCGATTTGTGCCGTGATTTGGGAACGGTCCTGCATATCCATCTGGCCGAAGATAGAGCGGATGTTGAGGATGCCCGGTCGCGGGGGTACGAGGGTCCACTGGAAAGGTTGATCCAGCTTGGCGCCTTGCCCAAGGGATCGATTCTCGCCCACGGCGTTCATCTGACCGCGGCGCAGGTCCGCCGAACGCAAGAGCATGGCTGTTGGATTGTACAAAACCCGCGCTCGAATCGTGGGAACCGGGTTGGTTACCCCAAGGCGCTTGGGAACAGCGATCGGACCGCCTTGGGGACCGATGGTTATCCCGCCCGGATGGATGAGGAGGAAGAAGCCCTCTTTGAAACGGGGCTTCCGCATGAGGCCCGGGAATTACTGGAAGAACGTTTGGCCGGGGGGTATAGATTGACCGCCGAGCGCTTCGATGATCCTGACGTGGAAATGAAAGATGCGGTCTACCATGAGGAAGGCCGCGTCATGAGCCTCTTTGTCGATAACCGTGCGGTTATCGAATGTGGCCGGCTGCATACAGCGGATTGGGAGGAGATTCAATTCCACGCCCGCCAAGAAGCGGAACGGCTGTGGGATAGAATGGATTTTCTGTAG
- a CDS encoding pyridoxal-5'-phosphate-dependent protein subunit beta, whose translation MPKLGLETHVVDNNVYKNSVKRFKDAGIILPSFAELADPSQIPQSITQALVDVDPGAAASLNLFRVHWFNEAGGRGTQKIPDHIVLPKSLTGVSARIIVLFGDLFPMIQTHKVLAAYGCLAPRIITGQFDPITHRAVWPSTGNYCRGGVAISKIMGCRGVAVLPAGMSRERFQWLENWVMEPEDIIKTPGSESNVKEIYDKCNELDADAQNIIFNQFCEFGNSLSHYLCTGRAMESVYETAAGTRPGSRLRAFVASSGSAGTLAAGDYLKEKFGSLTAVVEALECPTILYNGFGEHNIQGIGDKHIPFIHNVMKTDLAMAVSEVSTDALNVLFNTKTGRDYLVERKEIPWSVVEALGRFGLSSICNIMAAVKIAKHYDMGPDDVIMTVATDGAELYRTERDKVLKETYSTGFSDLDAAEVFGRDLMGITTDHLLELSHLDRQRIFNLGYYTWVEQQGVTIEEFTARRENHFWTGLRELIPVWDEMIAEFNSKTGLRKSTGAESKV comes from the coding sequence ATGCCCAAACTTGGATTGGAAACGCATGTTGTCGATAATAATGTCTATAAGAACAGTGTTAAACGCTTTAAAGATGCGGGGATAATCCTCCCCTCTTTTGCGGAGCTGGCCGATCCATCCCAAATCCCGCAATCGATCACTCAGGCCCTCGTGGATGTGGATCCCGGCGCCGCCGCGTCATTGAATCTTTTCCGTGTACATTGGTTCAACGAGGCGGGGGGGCGGGGCACGCAGAAGATCCCGGATCATATCGTGCTGCCGAAATCACTCACCGGGGTTTCCGCTCGAATTATCGTTCTCTTCGGGGACCTCTTTCCGATGATCCAAACGCACAAGGTTCTTGCGGCGTACGGTTGTTTGGCGCCGCGGATCATCACGGGACAATTTGACCCGATCACACATCGAGCCGTATGGCCGTCAACGGGAAATTACTGCCGCGGGGGCGTCGCCATCTCAAAGATCATGGGATGCCGCGGGGTGGCGGTCCTCCCCGCGGGGATGAGTCGCGAGAGGTTCCAGTGGCTCGAAAATTGGGTCATGGAGCCTGAAGATATCATCAAGACTCCGGGATCGGAAAGTAATGTTAAGGAGATATACGATAAATGCAATGAGCTGGATGCCGACGCGCAAAATATAATATTTAACCAGTTTTGCGAGTTTGGAAACAGCCTTTCGCACTACCTCTGCACCGGCCGGGCCATGGAATCCGTTTATGAGACGGCGGCCGGGACGCGCCCCGGATCGCGTCTGCGGGCCTTTGTCGCCTCGTCGGGATCCGCGGGGACGCTGGCCGCGGGAGATTACTTAAAGGAGAAGTTCGGCAGTCTCACGGCGGTCGTCGAGGCGCTGGAATGTCCTACAATATTGTATAATGGTTTTGGGGAACACAATATTCAGGGAATCGGCGATAAGCATATTCCATTTATTCATAATGTGATGAAGACCGATCTTGCCATGGCTGTTTCAGAGGTCAGCACCGATGCGTTGAACGTCCTTTTCAATACAAAGACGGGGCGCGACTACCTCGTCGAGCGGAAGGAAATCCCATGGTCGGTTGTGGAGGCTCTGGGGCGATTCGGCCTCTCGAGTATATGCAATATCATGGCCGCTGTGAAAATCGCCAAGCATTACGATATGGGACCCGATGATGTCATTATGACGGTGGCGACTGATGGCGCCGAATTATACAGAACAGAGCGGGACAAGGTTCTCAAAGAAACGTACTCGACGGGATTTTCGGATCTTGATGCAGCGGAGGTTTTCGGTCGGGATCTCATGGGTATTACAACGGATCACCTACTGGAGCTTTCCCATCTCGACCGGCAGCGGATCTTTAATCTGGGATATTATACCTGGGTTGAGCAGCAGGGAGTGACAATCGAGGAATTCACCGCGCGGAGAGAAAATCATTTCTGGACCGGTCTGC